From a single Sparus aurata chromosome 13, fSpaAur1.1, whole genome shotgun sequence genomic region:
- the LOC115594263 gene encoding platelet-derived growth factor receptor beta-like isoform X2: MASIRGRTGSLNVLHFLLGALLVCPEGAVCLELMPSSSEVLKSNANFTVVFRVGSGTCVSLQVCSGWSQVTWRLPTDTLVDGVVVENQGSSSVLQLSNATWKNSGRYTCEEPSSHQSRDIDIFIPGQGPEEWFVPLGPGVVMKEAEEDTIPCVVSDPQLNVSLYERPGRKLITGTKYEPGRGFTGRLNDTSYVCLAARGGEERESQVYYVFSIIVPKVMEVELTVSSSVLKQGEALTVNCTVKDTEMVFFSWDFPRKQEIEPLTDFLPNRIRSFLNISEATVEDSGVYVCMVKETMQEQTVTKNITLRVLDQGYVYLWSSGETNVSSLLHHTVEFSVEVDAHPAPTVLWTKDNQTIATDTTSITTRHLTGSRYLSTLTLVRVQMDQTGSYTATASNDDDVEEVIFKLEVKAPPRITSLSEVGSKAVQCVSEGAPPPSITWYTCQSSHRCNNLTGGWRSLSASEGRALLGNITEVEERGVTKVRSVLTLQSLSSLSAVRCEAKNSAGRRARDLRIVSSSLLSQVAVLAAVLVLVILAVIFLIILILLWRKKPRYEVRWKVIESVSPDGQQYTYLDPAHLPYNSTWEVPRDNIVIGQVLGSGAFGRVVEATVSGLLHSHSSTKVAIKMVKPNSGAVQSLMSELKVLVHLGPHLNVVNLLGACTRGGPVHLITEFCRHGDLVNYLQRNKHTFLQRDTHTKSDSDGGYMDMNKEESAQYVAMKELSYADIEPAVYETPYTAPDQQEESLLLSDSPLLSLHDLLSFSFQVSKAMDFLSTRNCVHRDLAARNVLVCEGKLVKVGDFGLARDLMKDQDYIARGNSFLPVKWMSPESIFQNIYSCQSDVWSYGVLLWEIFSLGGSPYPDLPMTQEFYSALKRGYRMSRPDHAPHNIFDLMKQCWEEKPQSRPSFSSLVVSVGNMLTDDYQKRYLQLTENFLKGENPAVVRSRMSSSRAAEDQTNILADMNGGPTPQENVYLLEVEPVEDGPSHGTYIIPITDITIETSNGAALDAVSPQLSESQDIAGAQEVKTSEEKQEIEAPPAPEEESCL, from the exons ATGGCGTCAATCAGAGGACGAACAGGAAGTCTGAACGTGCTTCATTTCCTGCTAG gtGCACTCCTGGTGTGTCCTGAAGGGGCTGTCTGTCTGGAGCTGATGCCCTCTTCGTCTGAAGTTCTCAAATCAAACGCCAATTTCACTGTG gtGTTCAGGGTTGGTTCAGGTACATGTGTGTCTCTCCAGGTGTGTTCAGGCTGGAGTCAGGTGACATGGCGGTTACCTACGGATACGTTGGTGGACGGGGTTGTTGTGGAGAATCAGGGCTCCAGCAGTGTCCTGCAGCTCTCTAACGCCACCTGGAAGAATTCTGGGAGATACACATGTGAAGAGCCTTCATCCCATCAGAGCAGAGATATCGACATCTTCATACCTGGTcaag GCCCAGAGGAATGGTTTGTTCCCCTGGGTCCAGGTGTGGTCATgaaggaggcagaggaagatACCATCCCCTGTGTGGTGTCCGACCCACAGCTCAACGTCTCGCTGTACGAACGTCCCGGCAGGAAACTTATTACCGGGACAAAGTACGAGCCGGGCCGCGGTTTCACGGGTCGTCTGAATGACACATCATACGTGTGCTTGGCCGCCCGTGGGGGCGAGGAGAGAGAGTCACAGGTGTACTATGTCTTCAGCATCATCG ttccaaaggtgatggaggtggaacTGACAGTGTCCAGCAGTGTGTTGAAGCAGGGGGAGGCTCTGACTGTAAACTGCACTGTCAAAGACACTGAGATGGTATTCTTCTCCTGGGACTTCCCTCGCAAACAG GAAATCGAGCCTCTGACCGACTTTCTGCCCAATCGGATCCGCTCCTTCCTTAACATCTCCGAGGCAACAGTGGAAGATTCTG gtgtgtatgtgtgtatggtTAAGGAGACAATGCAGGAGCAAACTGTGACGAAAAACATCACATTGAGAGTACTGg atcAAGGTTATGTCTACCTGTGGTCTTCAGGTGAAACCAATGTATCATCTCTCCTTCATCACACGGTGGAGTTCAGTGTGGAAGTCGATGCCCACCCTGCCCCCACTGTCCTCTGGACCAAAGACAACCAGACCATCGCCACGGacaccacctccatcaccaccagACACCTGACAGGAAGCAG GTATTTGAGCACACTGACGCTGGTTCGAGTCCAGATGGATCAGACTGGAAGTTACACAGCAACTGCTTCCAACGATGACGACGTTGAGGAGGTCATCTTCAagctggaggtcaaag cgccCCCCAGGATCACATCTCTGTCAGAGGTCGGCAGTAAGGCAGTGCAGTGTGTCAGTGAGGGAGCTCCGCCCCCATCTATCACCTGGTACACCTGTCAGAGCTCACACAg GTGCAATAATTTGACAGGTGGCTGGAGAAGTCTATCAGCCTCGGAGGGCAGGGCTCTGCTGGGGAACATCACtgaagtggaggagagaggagttaCTAAG GTACGCAGTGTGTTGACTTTGCAGAGTCTCAGCTCTCTGTCAGCTGTTCGCTGTGAGGCAAAAAACTCTGCAGGACGAAGAGCCAGAGACCTGCGAATAGTGTCCAGCT CTCTCCTGTCTCAGGTCGCAGTGTTGGCagcagttctggttctggtcatCCTCGCTGTCATCTTCCTCATCATTCTCATTCTCCTCTGGAGAAAA aAACCTCGTTATGAAGTTCGTTGGAAGGTGATCGAGTCAGTGAGTCCTGACGGACAGCAGTACACCTACCTTGACCCCGCCCACCTGCCCTACAACTCCACCTGGGAAGTTCCACGAGACAACATAGTGATTG gtcAGGTGTTGGGTTCAGGTGCATTTGGTCGTGTTGTTGAGGCAACCGTCTCTGGTCTGCTTCACTCTCATTCATCAACTAAAGTAGCCATCAAGATGGTGAAAC CCAACAGTGGGGCAGTTCAGTCTCTGATGTCAGAGTTGAAGGTTTTGGTTCATCTCGGTCCACACCTGAATGTCGTCAACCTGCTAGGAGCTTGCACAAGAGGAG GTCCTGTCCATCTGATCACTGAGTTCTGTCGTCATGGGGACTTGGTGAACTACCTGCAAAGGAACAAACACACCTTCTTACAGAGGGACACGCACACCAAgag TGACAGTGATGGAGGTTACATGGACATGAATAAGGAGGAAAGCGCTCAGTACGTCGCCATGAAGGAGCTCAGCTATGCCGACATCGAACCTGCGGTGTACGAGACACCTTACACAGCGCCAG ACCAGCAGGAAGAGTCGCTCCTCCTCAGtgactctcctctcctgtctctccatGACCTCCTCAGCTTCTCCTTCCAGGTCTCAAAGGCTATGGACTTCCTCTCCACCAGAAAC TGCGTCCACAGAGACCTGGCAGCGAGGAACGTCCTGGTCTGTGAGGGGAAGCTGGTGAAGGTTGGTGACTTTGGTTTGGCCAGAGACCTGATGAAGGATCAGGACTACATCGCCAGAGGAAAT AGCTTCCTGCCAGTGAAGTGGATGTCTCCAGAGAGTATTTTCCAGAACATTTACAGCTGTCAGAGTGACGTCTGGTCCTATGGAGTCTTACTATGGGAAATTTTCTCTCTGG GTGGGAGCCCGTACCCTGACCTCCCTATGACCCAGGAGTTTTACTCTGCTCTGAAGAGAGGATACAGAATGAGTCGACCTGACCACGCTCCTCACAACAT TTTTGATCTGATGAAACAGTGTTGGGAGGAAAAACCTCAGTCCAGACCTTCTTTCTCCTCACTGGTCGTGTCCGTGGGAAACATGTTGACTGACGACTATCAAAAG CGTTACCTCCAGCTGACTGAGAACTTCCTGAAAGGTGAAAATCCAGCTGTTGTTCGATCCAGAATGAGTTCATCACGAGCTGCTGAAGATCAAACAAACATTCTGGCAGACATGAACG GAGGTCCCACCCCTCAGGAGAACGTTTACCTCTTGGAGGTGGAGCCTGTGGAGGACGGCCCCTCCCATGGCACTTACATAATCCCCATTACTGACATTACCATAGAAACCAGTAACGGCGCTGCGCTGGACGCAGTCAG
- the LOC115594263 gene encoding platelet-derived growth factor receptor beta-like isoform X4, with the protein MASIRGRTGSLNVLHFLLGALLVCPEGAVCLELMPSSSEVLKSNANFTVVCSGWSQVTWRLPTDTLVDGVVVENQGSSSVLQLSNATWKNSGRYTCEEPSSHQSRDIDIFIPGQGPEEWFVPLGPGVVMKEAEEDTIPCVVSDPQLNVSLYERPGRKLITGTKYEPGRGFTGRLNDTSYVCLAARGGEERESQVYYVFSIIVPKVMEVELTVSSSVLKQGEALTVNCTVKDTEMVFFSWDFPRKQEIEPLTDFLPNRIRSFLNISEATVEDSGVYVCMVKETMQEQTVTKNITLRVLDQGYVYLWSSGETNVSSLLHHTVEFSVEVDAHPAPTVLWTKDNQTIATDTTSITTRHLTGSRYLSTLTLVRVQMDQTGSYTATASNDDDVEEVIFKLEVKAPPRITSLSEVGSKAVQCVSEGAPPPSITWYTCQSSHRCNNLTGGWRSLSASEGRALLGNITEVEERGVTKVRSVLTLQSLSSLSAVRCEAKNSAGRRARDLRIVSSSLLSQVAVLAAVLVLVILAVIFLIILILLWRKKPRYEVRWKVIESVSPDGQQYTYLDPAHLPYNSTWEVPRDNIVIGQVLGSGAFGRVVEATVSGLLHSHSSTKVAIKMVKPNSGAVQSLMSELKVLVHLGPHLNVVNLLGACTRGGPVHLITEFCRHGDLVNYLQRNKHTFLQRDTHTKSDSDGGYMDMNKEESAQYVAMKELSYADIEPAVYETPYTAPDQQEESLLLSDSPLLSLHDLLSFSFQVSKAMDFLSTRNCVHRDLAARNVLVCEGKLVKVGDFGLARDLMKDQDYIARGNSFLPVKWMSPESIFQNIYSCQSDVWSYGVLLWEIFSLGGSPYPDLPMTQEFYSALKRGYRMSRPDHAPHNIFDLMKQCWEEKPQSRPSFSSLVVSVGNMLTDDYQKRYLQLTENFLKGENPAVVRSRMSSSRAAEDQTNILADMNGGPTPQENVYLLEVEPVEDGPSHGTYIIPITDITIETSNGAALDAVSPQLSESQDIAGAQEVKTSEEKQEIEAPPAPEEESCL; encoded by the exons ATGGCGTCAATCAGAGGACGAACAGGAAGTCTGAACGTGCTTCATTTCCTGCTAG gtGCACTCCTGGTGTGTCCTGAAGGGGCTGTCTGTCTGGAGCTGATGCCCTCTTCGTCTGAAGTTCTCAAATCAAACGCCAATTTCACTGTG GTGTGTTCAGGCTGGAGTCAGGTGACATGGCGGTTACCTACGGATACGTTGGTGGACGGGGTTGTTGTGGAGAATCAGGGCTCCAGCAGTGTCCTGCAGCTCTCTAACGCCACCTGGAAGAATTCTGGGAGATACACATGTGAAGAGCCTTCATCCCATCAGAGCAGAGATATCGACATCTTCATACCTGGTcaag GCCCAGAGGAATGGTTTGTTCCCCTGGGTCCAGGTGTGGTCATgaaggaggcagaggaagatACCATCCCCTGTGTGGTGTCCGACCCACAGCTCAACGTCTCGCTGTACGAACGTCCCGGCAGGAAACTTATTACCGGGACAAAGTACGAGCCGGGCCGCGGTTTCACGGGTCGTCTGAATGACACATCATACGTGTGCTTGGCCGCCCGTGGGGGCGAGGAGAGAGAGTCACAGGTGTACTATGTCTTCAGCATCATCG ttccaaaggtgatggaggtggaacTGACAGTGTCCAGCAGTGTGTTGAAGCAGGGGGAGGCTCTGACTGTAAACTGCACTGTCAAAGACACTGAGATGGTATTCTTCTCCTGGGACTTCCCTCGCAAACAG GAAATCGAGCCTCTGACCGACTTTCTGCCCAATCGGATCCGCTCCTTCCTTAACATCTCCGAGGCAACAGTGGAAGATTCTG gtgtgtatgtgtgtatggtTAAGGAGACAATGCAGGAGCAAACTGTGACGAAAAACATCACATTGAGAGTACTGg atcAAGGTTATGTCTACCTGTGGTCTTCAGGTGAAACCAATGTATCATCTCTCCTTCATCACACGGTGGAGTTCAGTGTGGAAGTCGATGCCCACCCTGCCCCCACTGTCCTCTGGACCAAAGACAACCAGACCATCGCCACGGacaccacctccatcaccaccagACACCTGACAGGAAGCAG GTATTTGAGCACACTGACGCTGGTTCGAGTCCAGATGGATCAGACTGGAAGTTACACAGCAACTGCTTCCAACGATGACGACGTTGAGGAGGTCATCTTCAagctggaggtcaaag cgccCCCCAGGATCACATCTCTGTCAGAGGTCGGCAGTAAGGCAGTGCAGTGTGTCAGTGAGGGAGCTCCGCCCCCATCTATCACCTGGTACACCTGTCAGAGCTCACACAg GTGCAATAATTTGACAGGTGGCTGGAGAAGTCTATCAGCCTCGGAGGGCAGGGCTCTGCTGGGGAACATCACtgaagtggaggagagaggagttaCTAAG GTACGCAGTGTGTTGACTTTGCAGAGTCTCAGCTCTCTGTCAGCTGTTCGCTGTGAGGCAAAAAACTCTGCAGGACGAAGAGCCAGAGACCTGCGAATAGTGTCCAGCT CTCTCCTGTCTCAGGTCGCAGTGTTGGCagcagttctggttctggtcatCCTCGCTGTCATCTTCCTCATCATTCTCATTCTCCTCTGGAGAAAA aAACCTCGTTATGAAGTTCGTTGGAAGGTGATCGAGTCAGTGAGTCCTGACGGACAGCAGTACACCTACCTTGACCCCGCCCACCTGCCCTACAACTCCACCTGGGAAGTTCCACGAGACAACATAGTGATTG gtcAGGTGTTGGGTTCAGGTGCATTTGGTCGTGTTGTTGAGGCAACCGTCTCTGGTCTGCTTCACTCTCATTCATCAACTAAAGTAGCCATCAAGATGGTGAAAC CCAACAGTGGGGCAGTTCAGTCTCTGATGTCAGAGTTGAAGGTTTTGGTTCATCTCGGTCCACACCTGAATGTCGTCAACCTGCTAGGAGCTTGCACAAGAGGAG GTCCTGTCCATCTGATCACTGAGTTCTGTCGTCATGGGGACTTGGTGAACTACCTGCAAAGGAACAAACACACCTTCTTACAGAGGGACACGCACACCAAgag TGACAGTGATGGAGGTTACATGGACATGAATAAGGAGGAAAGCGCTCAGTACGTCGCCATGAAGGAGCTCAGCTATGCCGACATCGAACCTGCGGTGTACGAGACACCTTACACAGCGCCAG ACCAGCAGGAAGAGTCGCTCCTCCTCAGtgactctcctctcctgtctctccatGACCTCCTCAGCTTCTCCTTCCAGGTCTCAAAGGCTATGGACTTCCTCTCCACCAGAAAC TGCGTCCACAGAGACCTGGCAGCGAGGAACGTCCTGGTCTGTGAGGGGAAGCTGGTGAAGGTTGGTGACTTTGGTTTGGCCAGAGACCTGATGAAGGATCAGGACTACATCGCCAGAGGAAAT AGCTTCCTGCCAGTGAAGTGGATGTCTCCAGAGAGTATTTTCCAGAACATTTACAGCTGTCAGAGTGACGTCTGGTCCTATGGAGTCTTACTATGGGAAATTTTCTCTCTGG GTGGGAGCCCGTACCCTGACCTCCCTATGACCCAGGAGTTTTACTCTGCTCTGAAGAGAGGATACAGAATGAGTCGACCTGACCACGCTCCTCACAACAT TTTTGATCTGATGAAACAGTGTTGGGAGGAAAAACCTCAGTCCAGACCTTCTTTCTCCTCACTGGTCGTGTCCGTGGGAAACATGTTGACTGACGACTATCAAAAG CGTTACCTCCAGCTGACTGAGAACTTCCTGAAAGGTGAAAATCCAGCTGTTGTTCGATCCAGAATGAGTTCATCACGAGCTGCTGAAGATCAAACAAACATTCTGGCAGACATGAACG GAGGTCCCACCCCTCAGGAGAACGTTTACCTCTTGGAGGTGGAGCCTGTGGAGGACGGCCCCTCCCATGGCACTTACATAATCCCCATTACTGACATTACCATAGAAACCAGTAACGGCGCTGCGCTGGACGCAGTCAG
- the LOC115594263 gene encoding platelet-derived growth factor receptor beta-like isoform X1 translates to MASIRGRTGSLNVLHFLLAGALLVCPEGAVCLELMPSSSEVLKSNANFTVVFRVGSGTCVSLQVCSGWSQVTWRLPTDTLVDGVVVENQGSSSVLQLSNATWKNSGRYTCEEPSSHQSRDIDIFIPGQGPEEWFVPLGPGVVMKEAEEDTIPCVVSDPQLNVSLYERPGRKLITGTKYEPGRGFTGRLNDTSYVCLAARGGEERESQVYYVFSIIVPKVMEVELTVSSSVLKQGEALTVNCTVKDTEMVFFSWDFPRKQEIEPLTDFLPNRIRSFLNISEATVEDSGVYVCMVKETMQEQTVTKNITLRVLDQGYVYLWSSGETNVSSLLHHTVEFSVEVDAHPAPTVLWTKDNQTIATDTTSITTRHLTGSRYLSTLTLVRVQMDQTGSYTATASNDDDVEEVIFKLEVKAPPRITSLSEVGSKAVQCVSEGAPPPSITWYTCQSSHRCNNLTGGWRSLSASEGRALLGNITEVEERGVTKVRSVLTLQSLSSLSAVRCEAKNSAGRRARDLRIVSSSLLSQVAVLAAVLVLVILAVIFLIILILLWRKKPRYEVRWKVIESVSPDGQQYTYLDPAHLPYNSTWEVPRDNIVIGQVLGSGAFGRVVEATVSGLLHSHSSTKVAIKMVKPNSGAVQSLMSELKVLVHLGPHLNVVNLLGACTRGGPVHLITEFCRHGDLVNYLQRNKHTFLQRDTHTKSDSDGGYMDMNKEESAQYVAMKELSYADIEPAVYETPYTAPDQQEESLLLSDSPLLSLHDLLSFSFQVSKAMDFLSTRNCVHRDLAARNVLVCEGKLVKVGDFGLARDLMKDQDYIARGNSFLPVKWMSPESIFQNIYSCQSDVWSYGVLLWEIFSLGGSPYPDLPMTQEFYSALKRGYRMSRPDHAPHNIFDLMKQCWEEKPQSRPSFSSLVVSVGNMLTDDYQKRYLQLTENFLKGENPAVVRSRMSSSRAAEDQTNILADMNGGPTPQENVYLLEVEPVEDGPSHGTYIIPITDITIETSNGAALDAVSPQLSESQDIAGAQEVKTSEEKQEIEAPPAPEEESCL, encoded by the exons ATGGCGTCAATCAGAGGACGAACAGGAAGTCTGAACGTGCTTCATTTCCTGCTAG caggtGCACTCCTGGTGTGTCCTGAAGGGGCTGTCTGTCTGGAGCTGATGCCCTCTTCGTCTGAAGTTCTCAAATCAAACGCCAATTTCACTGTG gtGTTCAGGGTTGGTTCAGGTACATGTGTGTCTCTCCAGGTGTGTTCAGGCTGGAGTCAGGTGACATGGCGGTTACCTACGGATACGTTGGTGGACGGGGTTGTTGTGGAGAATCAGGGCTCCAGCAGTGTCCTGCAGCTCTCTAACGCCACCTGGAAGAATTCTGGGAGATACACATGTGAAGAGCCTTCATCCCATCAGAGCAGAGATATCGACATCTTCATACCTGGTcaag GCCCAGAGGAATGGTTTGTTCCCCTGGGTCCAGGTGTGGTCATgaaggaggcagaggaagatACCATCCCCTGTGTGGTGTCCGACCCACAGCTCAACGTCTCGCTGTACGAACGTCCCGGCAGGAAACTTATTACCGGGACAAAGTACGAGCCGGGCCGCGGTTTCACGGGTCGTCTGAATGACACATCATACGTGTGCTTGGCCGCCCGTGGGGGCGAGGAGAGAGAGTCACAGGTGTACTATGTCTTCAGCATCATCG ttccaaaggtgatggaggtggaacTGACAGTGTCCAGCAGTGTGTTGAAGCAGGGGGAGGCTCTGACTGTAAACTGCACTGTCAAAGACACTGAGATGGTATTCTTCTCCTGGGACTTCCCTCGCAAACAG GAAATCGAGCCTCTGACCGACTTTCTGCCCAATCGGATCCGCTCCTTCCTTAACATCTCCGAGGCAACAGTGGAAGATTCTG gtgtgtatgtgtgtatggtTAAGGAGACAATGCAGGAGCAAACTGTGACGAAAAACATCACATTGAGAGTACTGg atcAAGGTTATGTCTACCTGTGGTCTTCAGGTGAAACCAATGTATCATCTCTCCTTCATCACACGGTGGAGTTCAGTGTGGAAGTCGATGCCCACCCTGCCCCCACTGTCCTCTGGACCAAAGACAACCAGACCATCGCCACGGacaccacctccatcaccaccagACACCTGACAGGAAGCAG GTATTTGAGCACACTGACGCTGGTTCGAGTCCAGATGGATCAGACTGGAAGTTACACAGCAACTGCTTCCAACGATGACGACGTTGAGGAGGTCATCTTCAagctggaggtcaaag cgccCCCCAGGATCACATCTCTGTCAGAGGTCGGCAGTAAGGCAGTGCAGTGTGTCAGTGAGGGAGCTCCGCCCCCATCTATCACCTGGTACACCTGTCAGAGCTCACACAg GTGCAATAATTTGACAGGTGGCTGGAGAAGTCTATCAGCCTCGGAGGGCAGGGCTCTGCTGGGGAACATCACtgaagtggaggagagaggagttaCTAAG GTACGCAGTGTGTTGACTTTGCAGAGTCTCAGCTCTCTGTCAGCTGTTCGCTGTGAGGCAAAAAACTCTGCAGGACGAAGAGCCAGAGACCTGCGAATAGTGTCCAGCT CTCTCCTGTCTCAGGTCGCAGTGTTGGCagcagttctggttctggtcatCCTCGCTGTCATCTTCCTCATCATTCTCATTCTCCTCTGGAGAAAA aAACCTCGTTATGAAGTTCGTTGGAAGGTGATCGAGTCAGTGAGTCCTGACGGACAGCAGTACACCTACCTTGACCCCGCCCACCTGCCCTACAACTCCACCTGGGAAGTTCCACGAGACAACATAGTGATTG gtcAGGTGTTGGGTTCAGGTGCATTTGGTCGTGTTGTTGAGGCAACCGTCTCTGGTCTGCTTCACTCTCATTCATCAACTAAAGTAGCCATCAAGATGGTGAAAC CCAACAGTGGGGCAGTTCAGTCTCTGATGTCAGAGTTGAAGGTTTTGGTTCATCTCGGTCCACACCTGAATGTCGTCAACCTGCTAGGAGCTTGCACAAGAGGAG GTCCTGTCCATCTGATCACTGAGTTCTGTCGTCATGGGGACTTGGTGAACTACCTGCAAAGGAACAAACACACCTTCTTACAGAGGGACACGCACACCAAgag TGACAGTGATGGAGGTTACATGGACATGAATAAGGAGGAAAGCGCTCAGTACGTCGCCATGAAGGAGCTCAGCTATGCCGACATCGAACCTGCGGTGTACGAGACACCTTACACAGCGCCAG ACCAGCAGGAAGAGTCGCTCCTCCTCAGtgactctcctctcctgtctctccatGACCTCCTCAGCTTCTCCTTCCAGGTCTCAAAGGCTATGGACTTCCTCTCCACCAGAAAC TGCGTCCACAGAGACCTGGCAGCGAGGAACGTCCTGGTCTGTGAGGGGAAGCTGGTGAAGGTTGGTGACTTTGGTTTGGCCAGAGACCTGATGAAGGATCAGGACTACATCGCCAGAGGAAAT AGCTTCCTGCCAGTGAAGTGGATGTCTCCAGAGAGTATTTTCCAGAACATTTACAGCTGTCAGAGTGACGTCTGGTCCTATGGAGTCTTACTATGGGAAATTTTCTCTCTGG GTGGGAGCCCGTACCCTGACCTCCCTATGACCCAGGAGTTTTACTCTGCTCTGAAGAGAGGATACAGAATGAGTCGACCTGACCACGCTCCTCACAACAT TTTTGATCTGATGAAACAGTGTTGGGAGGAAAAACCTCAGTCCAGACCTTCTTTCTCCTCACTGGTCGTGTCCGTGGGAAACATGTTGACTGACGACTATCAAAAG CGTTACCTCCAGCTGACTGAGAACTTCCTGAAAGGTGAAAATCCAGCTGTTGTTCGATCCAGAATGAGTTCATCACGAGCTGCTGAAGATCAAACAAACATTCTGGCAGACATGAACG GAGGTCCCACCCCTCAGGAGAACGTTTACCTCTTGGAGGTGGAGCCTGTGGAGGACGGCCCCTCCCATGGCACTTACATAATCCCCATTACTGACATTACCATAGAAACCAGTAACGGCGCTGCGCTGGACGCAGTCAG